A region from the Populus trichocarpa isolate Nisqually-1 chromosome 18, P.trichocarpa_v4.1, whole genome shotgun sequence genome encodes:
- the LOC7461606 gene encoding glutamate receptor 2.8 isoform X2, giving the protein MAIPKKKFTLPFFTLLLVNLWSNQMVIMAMESIPIGVVLDLNSTVGEMAESCMSMAVSDFYALNVDFKTRLALFTRDSSSDVVAATSSVLDLMKKQVHAIIGPQKSSQAKFVIELGGKAEVPIVSFSATSPTLSATQSKYFVRTVQDDSSQVKAIASIVQAYGWREIVLIYEDTEYGNGLVPLLLEAFQEIDTRVPYGSRIPLYFNDTQIMRELSKLKAMQKSIFLVHMSASLGSRLFLLAKDAGMMSEGYAWLVTAGLSTLLDPLGSEVMDSMRGVLGIKPHVPTSKKLESFKSRWRKNFTISKPQSKINELNLFGLWAYDTVWAIAMAVEKAGIVHSRYVKPNTSEGTVDIAALGKSETGPRLLSSILSTRFQGLSGDFHLAGGERVPSAFEILNLIGKAERVIGYWTPERGLSRNLYTNGKIASSTSKNRLKEPIWPGDTTQQPKRLRIGVPLKTGFNEFIEVEWNPEDDKPIVSGFTRDVFVSVVEALPFPLPYEFIPFVNKNKQSAGTYNDLLDQIKLKNFDAAVGDITIIANRSTYVDFTLPFSESGITMVVLTKRDERENMWIFLKPLSLELWLTTGIAFILTGLVVWVLEHRENKVFRGKPAQQLGTTLWFSFSTLFFAHREKVVNNWTRFVLIIWIFVVLIISQSYTASLASILTVKRLQPTFVDVKEIRKNGYFVGHQKDSFVKDFLVKQLNFNDTMLREYSTPEEYHDALSRGTHNGGVAAIFAEIPYIKLFLAKYCSKFQMVGPTYKTDGFGFAFPLGSPLVPYISRAILNVTQDKDKMDEIERRNFGGETTCSDQAAMVPSGGLGLPSFGGLFIITGVASMSALLIYVTKFLYIHWPASNTMDQERSFYLRVLELAKHFDKEDPSAHHLNGAGSRVHAVPSVEIVGASPDIDDARSHSRTSSEGSGDIIGDQDHDNHTPRNSAANPEPPHTP; this is encoded by the exons ATGGCAATTCCGAAGAAGAAATTCACCCTGCCTTTTTTCACCCTTCTCTTGGTTAATCTCTGGTCCAACCAAATGGTGATCATGGCAATGGAGAGTATACCAATAGGAGTAGTTCTTGATTTGAACTCTACAGTTGGAGAAATGGCAGAGAGCTGCATGTCCATGGCAGTCTCCGATTTCTATGCTCttaatgttgattttaaaacGAGACTCGCTCTTTTCACTAGGGATTCCAGCAGTGATGTCGTTGCTGCAACTTCTTCAG TGCTGGATTTAATGAAGAAACAAGTGCATGCTATCATAGGGCCTCAAAAGTCATCGCAAGCTAAGTTTGTGATAGAGCTTGGAGGAAAAGCGGAGGTTCCGATTGTTTCTTTCTCAGCCACAAGCCCAACTCTTTCTGCAACTCAAAGCAAATATTTTGTCCGGACAGTCCAGGATGATTCTTCACAAGTGAAAGCAATAGCCAGCATTGTCCAAGCTTATGGTTGGCGGGAGATTGTACTAATCTATGAAGACACCGAATATGGAAATGGTTTGGTTCCACTTTTGTTAGAAGCCTTCCAAGAGATCGACACTCGAGTCCCTTATGGAAGTAGAATTCCTTTGTATTTCAACGACACTCAAATCATGAGGGAGCTCAGCAAGTTGAAGGCGATGCAGAAGAGTATATTTCTAGTGCACATGTCAGCCTCCCTTGGGTCCAGGCTGTTCTTACTTGCCAAGGATGCAGGAATGATGAGCGAAGGATATGCATGGCTCGTGACAGCTGGATTATCCACCTTGTTAGATCCTCTAGGTTCTGAAGTCATGGATTCAATGCGAGGTGTGTTGGGTATAAAGCCACATGTACCGACTTCAAAGAAACTTGAAAGTTTTAAATCAAGATGGAGAAAGAATTtcaccataagcaaaccacaaAGTAAGATCAATGAATTAAACCTTTTCGGTTTGTGGGCATATGATACAGTTTGGGCAATAGCAATGGCTGTAGAAAAGGCTGGTATTGTGCATTCTAGATACGTAAAGCCGAATACTAGTGAAGGCACAGTTGACATTGCTGCCTTGGGAAAATCTGAAACGGGGCCAAGACTCCTAAGCTCCATATTAAGCACAAGATTTCAAGGCCTAAGTGGGGACTTCCATTTGGCTGGTGGAGAAAGGGTACCTTCAGCATTTGAAATACTCAATTTGATCGGAAAAGCAGAGAGAGTCATTGGATATTGGACTCCAGAGAGAGGACTCTCACGAAACTTGTATACTAATGGTAAAATAGCATCTTCAACTTCCAAAAACAGACTGAAGGAGCCAATTTGGCCAGGAGACACAACCCAGCAGCCAAAGAGGTTGAGGATTGGGGTTCCACTGAAAACTGGTTTTAATGAGTTTATCGAAGTGGAATGGAATCCTGAAGATGATAAACCTATTGTTTCAGGTTTCACCCGAGATGTTTTCGTCTCCGTGGTTGAAGCATTACCATTCCCCCTTCCGTATGAGTTCATTCCCTTCGTCAACAAAAATAAGCAGAGTGCTGGGACTTACAATGATCTTCTTGACCAAATCAAACTAAAG AATTTTGATGCTGCGGTGGGAGATATAACAATAATTGCCAATCGCTCAACATATGTGGATTTTACGTTGCCTTTTTCAGAATCAGGCATCACAATGGTAGTTTTGACAAAACGTGATGAGAGGGAAAACATGTGGATTTTCTTGAAGCCACTAAGCCTGGAGCTTTGGTTAACAACTGGAATAGCATTCATCCTCACTGGCTTAGTGGTGTGGGTGCTCGAACACCGTGAAAACAAAGTGTTCAGGGGAAAACCAGCGCAGCAACTTGGCACAACGTTGTGGTTCTCCTTTTCAACCCTCTTCTTTGCACATA GGGAGAAGGTGGTGAATAACTGGACAAGATTTGTATTGATCATATGGATTTTTGTGGTGCTAATCATATCACAGAGTTACACTGCTAGCTTAGCCTCAATTTTGACTGTAAAGCGGTTGCAGCCTACATTTGTTGATGTCAAAGAGATTAGAAAGAATGGTTACTTTGTAGGACACCagaaggattcttttgtgaAAGACTTCCTCGTAAAACAATTGAACTTCAATGACACCATGTTGAGGGAATATAGCACTCCAGAAGAGTATCATGATGCATTGTCTCGTGGAACCCACAATGGTGGTGTAGCTGCTATCTTTGCTGAAATTCCCTACATCAAACTCTTTCTAGCAAAGTATTGCTCCAAATTCCAAATGGTAGGACCAACCTACAAAACCGATGGATTTGGCTTT GCATTTCCCCTTGGATCCCCACTGGTCCCTTACATTTCAAGGGCAATCTTGAATGTCACAcaagataaagataaaatggACGAAATTGAACGAAGGAACTTTGGTGGCGAAACCACTTGCTCAGATCAAGCTGCCATGGTACCCTCTGGTGGTCTTGGTTTACCCAGCTTCGGAGGCCTCTTCATCATCACAGGAGTTGCTTCCATGTCTGCTCTTCTGATATATGTCACGAAGTTCCTTTACATTCATTGGCCTGCTTCGAACACCATGGATCAAGAAAGATCCTTTTACTTGAGAGTTCTTGAATTGGCAAAACATTTTGACAAGGAAGATCCATCAGCTCATCATCTTAATGGAGCTGGGTCAAGAGTTCACGCTGTACCAAGTGTCGAAATAGTTGGAGCTTCACCTGATATCGATGATGCACGTAGCCATTCAAGGACTTCCAGTGAAGGATCTGGAGACATCATTGGAGATCAAGACCATGACAATCATACCCCAAGGAACAGTGCTGCAAACCCCGAACCCCCACACACACCGTAG